CGGAGACAAGACCCAGCTTGCGATTCTGTCGTTCACGACCCGATCCCATGCTCCGATCCCGGTCTTCATCGGCGGCGGCGCGGCGCTCCTGTTGTCCACCGCCATCGCCGTCGGGGCGGGCTGGCTCTTAGTGCGGACCGTCCCGGAAGCCGGCTTCAGGATCGTCCGCTACGTGGCCGGGGGACTGTTCATCGGGATCGGAATCTGGACGATCGTCAAGGCCTAGTCGTCCCCGAACCAGGACCTCTCCTCCCACGACTCGAGCTTCTTCAACAGGGAATACTCGGTCATGTCGAGGTGGATCGGGGTGATG
This window of the Candidatus Bipolaricaulota bacterium genome carries:
- a CDS encoding TMEM165/GDT1 family protein yields the protein MLKIVLTTFVAVFLAELGDKTQLAILSFTTRSHAPIPVFIGGGAALLLSTAIAVGAGWLLVRTVPEAGFRIVRYVAGGLFIGIGIWTIVKA